A stretch of Phragmites australis chromosome 12, lpPhrAust1.1, whole genome shotgun sequence DNA encodes these proteins:
- the LOC133886636 gene encoding uncharacterized protein LOC133886636 has protein sequence MSVAESVTFAKNQNEEKCSLVDGNILNPRFMVREIHDKDTGANSSSNLIEKVENLDTHKDENGGKVDNFSTSEVSTMYEKTGVVQKEERMHTYEGMLVESHEALIEELERSLSFSRDGEDFLDEAENSGLSDALRHQMGSRIFMLRGKMNDVSRSDPHGRLIEELEMSFSDTEEPMGQHTAVADKVHGYEHDKNPHTLGAGSSHPSEEGISLFDHGNLKSGQSFHQENKLVDNGKEGKEECHIEDDRNENLVFADENIAGRAHGNEDLTVDGTGENEESHMEDENMAKCIHGNEHVAVADEDIAVRVHENEHGNDRQSMETENANLCEGVISSFNAGHIKSEQSFQQSELLADGTKGKEESDMEDGNMTNCVQEDSAAVASFSSLSNKRTQCKLPSFNKNKEQMPYRYRATQLSQGLSLDSEDFKSIQNFIESQMDGTSSSLSSANQGDLMHRTSNKFNNIVRHDRLKKMDELRDQLSRLSSQKDLEKRYRKGGLEYQQQSNSYDIEQHFQSVDADSISNSCALESYYGHGRSPRYQPPNLFSPTHTYTHCHFGHAQTCIPHNYDAWEFNSYYQSSYAESTILDHESVKSTYKEQKRVVRKHILRPLSGACPFTICHSCFNLVQMPSDIYISKAKIGKMQCSQCSKVLVLSFPALYQADAKTSTDMAQQSNYLDYSIVTKNGDVASHSAECLTGYPISINEEHGASFTRSFSTQAGSSLVATQRGKKVSDSALHRLMGYDSASQLLRHSGVFDNGYELFESMVPVSSRVSRRKNM, from the coding sequence ATGTCTGTGGCAGAGAGTGTAACCTTTGCCAAGAATCAGAATGAGGAAAAATGTTCCTTAGTTGATGGGAATATCCTGAATCCTAGGTTTATGGTCAGAGAGATACATGACAAAGACACAGGAGCTAATTCTAGTTCCAATTTGATTGAAAAAGTAGAGAATCTTGACACACATAAAGATGAAAATGGAGGCAAAGTAGATAATTTTAGCACTAGCGAAGTGAGCACAATGTATGAGAAAACTGGGGTTGTTCAAAAGGAGGAGAGGATGCACACGTATGAAGGTATGCTTGTAGAGTCTCATGAAGCTCTGATTGAAGAGTTGGAGAGGTCTCTATCATTTAGTAGGGATGGTGAAGATTTTTTGGATGAAGCAGAAAACAGTGGGCTTAGTGATGCTCTACGTCATCAAATGGGTAGCCGCATATTTATGTTAAGGGGCAAAATGAATGATGTCTCTCGAAGTGATCCCCATGGTCGATTGATTGAAGAACTGGAGATGTCTTTCAGTGACACAGAAGAGCCAATGGGGCAGCACACTGCTGTTGCAGACAAAGTTCATGGGTATGAGCATGATAAGAATCCACATACCCTGGGTGCTGGAAGTTCACATCCGTCTGAAGAAGGCATTTCCTTGTTTGACCATGGAAATCTCAAATCTGGACAAAGTTTTCATCAAGAAAACAAGCTAGTAGATAATGGCAAGGAAGGAAAGGAAGAGTGCCATATTGAAGATGACAGAAATGAGAATCTTGTGTTCGCAGACGAGAACATTGCAGGAAGAGCTCATGGGAATGAAGATCTAACAGTTGATGGCACTGGAGAAAATGAAGAGAGCCATATGGAAGATGAAAATATGGCTAAATGTATTCATGGGAATGAGCATGTTGCAGTTGCAGATGAGGACATCGCAGTGAGAGTTCATGAGAATGAGCATGGTAATGATCGGCAGTCTATGGAAACTGAAAATGCAAATCTATGTGAAGGAGTCATCTCTTCGTTCAACGCTGGACATATCAAATCTGAACAAAGTTTTCAACAAAGTGAGCTATTAGCTGATGGCACTAAAGGAAAGGAAGAGAGTGATATGGAAGATGGCAATATGACCAACTGTGTTCAAGAAGACAGTGCAGCTGTTGCTAGTTTTTCAAGCTTGTCAAATAAGAGGACTCAATGCAAGTTACCTAGTTTTAATAAGAACAAAGAACAAATGCCCTACAGATATAGAGCTACTCAACTTAGTCAAGGACTGTCACTTGATTCTGAAGACTTCAAGTCCATCCAAAACTTTATCGAGTCGCAAATGGATGGTACCTCAAGTTCTCTTTCAAGTGCCAATCAAGGGGATTTGATGCACAGAACGTCAAACAAGTTCAACAATATTGTAAGACATGACCGGCTCAAAAAGATGGATGAACTAAGAGATCAGCTAAGTAGGCTTTCGAGCCAGAAAGATTTGGAGAAAAGGTACCGGAAAGGAGGCCTAGAGTACCAGCAACAATCCAATAGTTATGATATTGAGCAGCATTTTCAAAGTGTTGATGCTGATTCCATTTCAAATTCCTGTGCTCTAGAATCCTATTATGGTCATGGAAGGTCACCAAGGTACCAACCACCGAATCTTTTCTCTCCAACTCATACATACACACACTGCCATTTTGGACATGCCCAAACATGCATACCGCACAATTACGACGCGTGGGAGTTCAATTCATATTATCAGTCCTCATATGCTGAAAGCACAATTCTTGACCATGAATCAGTGAAGTCAACTTACAAGGAGCAGAAACGAGTCGTGAGAAAGCATATTTTGCGGCCTCTGTCAGGTGCTTGCCCATTCACTATCTGCCACAGCTGTTTCAATTTGGTTCAAATGCCATCAGATATCTACATATCAAAAGCAAAGATTGGCAAAATGCAGTGCTCTCAGTGCTCCAAGGTTCTTGTATTATCATTCCCTGCATTATATCAGGCAGATGCTAAGACCAGCACGGATATGGCACAACAATCAAACTATCTTGATTATAGCATAGTCACTAAGAATGGGGACGTTGCTTCTCATTCTGCTGAGTGCCTAACAGGGTATCCTATTAGTATAAATGAAGAACATGGAGCATCCTTCACAAGAAGCTTCTCTACTCAAGCTGGATCAAGCCTTGTTGCCACACAAAGAGGCAAGAAGGTTTCTGACTCGGCACTTCATCGACTCATGGGGTATGATTCAGCAAGCCAGTTGTTACGTCACAGTGGAGTGTTTgacaatggatatgagctcttCGAGTCAATGGTGCCAGTTTCAAGTAGAGTATCCAGAAGGAAGAACATGTGA
- the LOC133886127 gene encoding chalcone isomerase-like protein 2 isoform X2: MASEAEKNTVEVEGIAFLAEIAVGKSLTLLAHGITDIEIHFLQIKYNAIGVYFEKNRELLEHLEKWNGSKAEELVEDDAFFQALVSAPVEKLFKVVVIKEIKGSQYGVQLESSVRDRLVAADKYEDDEEEALEKVTEFFQSKYFKPNSVVTFHFPTTPGTAEISFATEGKGEVSVTVENENVAAMIQKWFLGGASAVSPTTVRSLVDHFAALLSP, from the exons A TGGCCTCGGAGGCTGAGAAGAACACCGTGGAAGTGGAAGGCATCGCATTCCTGGCGGAGATcgccgtcggcaagtctctcacGCTCCTAGCTCATG GCATCACGGACATAGAGATACACTTCCTTCAGATCAAGTACAACGCCATTGGTGTCTATTTCGAGAAGAACCGCGAGCTGCTCGAGCATCTGGAGAAGTGGAATGGCAGCAAGGCTGAGGAGCTGGTGGAAGACGATGCTTTCTTTCAGGCCCTCGTTTCAGCTCCTGTGGAGAAGCTGTTCAAGGTCGTGGTGATCAAGGAGATCAAGGGCTCGCAGTACGGCGTCCAGCTGGAGAGCTCCGTCCGCGACCGCCTGGTCGCCGCCGACAAGTACGAGGATGACGAGGAAGAGGCGCTCGAGAAGGTCACCGAGTTCTTCCAGTCCAAGTATTTCAagcccaactccgtcgtcaccTTCCACTTCCCAACAACCCCTGGAACTGCAGAG ATATCATTTGCGACGGAAGGCAAGGGCGAGGTGAGTGTTACGGTGGAGAACGAGAACGTGGCGGCGATGATCCAGAAGTGGTTCCTGGGCGGCGCATCCGCGGTTTCTCCGACgaccgtccggagcctggtcgATCACTTCGCAGCGCTGCTCTCCCCATGA
- the LOC133886127 gene encoding chalcone isomerase-like protein 2 isoform X1, whose protein sequence is MSVQHSSASFQGFLALPAQARKGFTHLYPRTMASEAEKNTVEVEGIAFLAEIAVGKSLTLLAHGITDIEIHFLQIKYNAIGVYFEKNRELLEHLEKWNGSKAEELVEDDAFFQALVSAPVEKLFKVVVIKEIKGSQYGVQLESSVRDRLVAADKYEDDEEEALEKVTEFFQSKYFKPNSVVTFHFPTTPGTAEISFATEGKGEVSVTVENENVAAMIQKWFLGGASAVSPTTVRSLVDHFAALLSP, encoded by the exons ATGTCTGTCCAGCATTCATCAG CTAGCTTTCAGGGGTTCTTAGCTCTTCCTGCACAAGCACGCAAAGGCTTCACTCACCTCTACCCAAGAACAA TGGCCTCGGAGGCTGAGAAGAACACCGTGGAAGTGGAAGGCATCGCATTCCTGGCGGAGATcgccgtcggcaagtctctcacGCTCCTAGCTCATG GCATCACGGACATAGAGATACACTTCCTTCAGATCAAGTACAACGCCATTGGTGTCTATTTCGAGAAGAACCGCGAGCTGCTCGAGCATCTGGAGAAGTGGAATGGCAGCAAGGCTGAGGAGCTGGTGGAAGACGATGCTTTCTTTCAGGCCCTCGTTTCAGCTCCTGTGGAGAAGCTGTTCAAGGTCGTGGTGATCAAGGAGATCAAGGGCTCGCAGTACGGCGTCCAGCTGGAGAGCTCCGTCCGCGACCGCCTGGTCGCCGCCGACAAGTACGAGGATGACGAGGAAGAGGCGCTCGAGAAGGTCACCGAGTTCTTCCAGTCCAAGTATTTCAagcccaactccgtcgtcaccTTCCACTTCCCAACAACCCCTGGAACTGCAGAG ATATCATTTGCGACGGAAGGCAAGGGCGAGGTGAGTGTTACGGTGGAGAACGAGAACGTGGCGGCGATGATCCAGAAGTGGTTCCTGGGCGGCGCATCCGCGGTTTCTCCGACgaccgtccggagcctggtcgATCACTTCGCAGCGCTGCTCTCCCCATGA
- the LOC133886090 gene encoding non-specific lipid-transfer protein 3-like: MALDKQAVVALAVVVAAAALLASEAPRTSAAITCGQVGSALSSCIPYATGRSTLTPGCCSGVRSLNSAARTAADRQAACRCLKSLAGSISKINMGTVSGIPGKCGVSVPFPISMSTDCNKIN; this comes from the exons ATGGCTCTTGACAAGCAGGCAGTGGTCGCCCTCGCCGTCGTGGTTGCGGCGGCAGCGCTGCTGGCGTCTGAGGCGCCGCGCACGTCGGCAGCGATCACCTGCGGGCAGGTGGGCTCGGCGCTGAGCTCGTGTATCCCGTACGCGACGGGGAGGAGCACGCTCACCCCGGGCTGCTGCAGCGGCGTGCGCAGCCTCAACAGCGCGGCGCGCACGGCAGCGGACCGGCAGGCGGCGTGCCGGTGCCTCAAGAGCCTGGCCGGCAGCATCAGCAAGATCAACATGGGCACCGTCTCCGGCATCCCCGGCAAGTGCGGCGTCTCCGTGCCATTCCCCATCAGCATGTCCACTGACTGCAACAA gatcAACTAG
- the LOC133886637 gene encoding probable WRKY transcription factor 46 has product MNILESSTHGVFQVVINEIEHQKALMMELRDIILPIPDPYSGQAKLVQQLFEDILTSSSKCISFLELGDKSGKLSNLIKSKRKGGKHNTEKHILEEESKDTGDKRRKNAQHIGSVVTQAPHYDGYQWRKYGQKWISKAKHSRSYYRCANSKGQGCLATKTVQQKENDGSGVVRLFNVEYYGQHICKRDDIFHPDIVKTTHHSVPLADHNQSSSSISINDVHGIQDGSFEKLFMVPDTPEYLTDIEMARVLEVTSMDLPQISEDWDLVSQ; this is encoded by the exons ATGAACATCCTTGAATCTTCCACGCATGGTGTCTTCCAAGTGGTGATCAACGAGATTGAGCACCAAAAGGCTCTCATGATGGAGCTACGTGACATTATCCTACCAATACCTGATCCCTACAGTGGGCAGGCGAAGCTTGTTCAGCAACTCTTTGAAGATATACTCACTTCCTCAAGTAAGTGTATCTCCTTTCTAGAACTTGGTGATAAGAGCGGCAAACTGTCCAATCTTATCAAATCTAAAAGAAAAGGTGGTAAGCATAACACGGAGAAACACATATTGGAGGAGGAATCCAAGGACACTGGAGATAAGAGAAG GAAGAATGCACAACACATAGGTTCGGTTGTGACACAAGCACCACACTATGATGGATATCAATGGAGGAAGTATGGGCAGAAGTGGATCTCCAAAGCAAAGCATTCTAG GAGCTACTATAGATGTGCCAACAGTAAAGGGCAAGGGTGTCTCGCAACTAAGACAGTGCAACAGAAGGAAAACGATGGAAGTGGAGTGGTGAGGTTGTTCAATGTTGAGTATTATGGCCAGCACATTTGCAAGAGGGATGACATATTTCATCCAGATATTGTTAAGACAACTCATCACAGTGTGCCACTCGCCGATCATAACCAAAGCAGTAGTTCAATATCTATTAATGATGTCCATGGAATTCAGGATGGAAGCTTTGAAAAATTATTCATGGTGCCTGACACGCCAGAATATTTGACAGATATTGAAATGGCAAGGGTACTTGAGGTTACCTCTATGGACTTGCCACAGATCTCTGAAGATTGGGATCTGGTGAGCCAATAA